The following DNA comes from Gemella massiliensis.
TATTTTAGAAGATGCTATGAAAAATAGGATAAACCAAGTATATTATCAATTATCAAGTATGCTGTCTGAAGATATTCGAACAAATAATACATATGAAATTCATCAAAAAATTCAAAATCTCAGTTCTAATAAGGAAGTTTCATATATTATTATTTATGACAATGAAAAAAATGTTTTAGGAAAAACCTTAAAGGAACTGCCTAAGAAGTTATCAGAAGTGAAAGTGGAGAATGATAAATTTAGAATATACCGAAGCAATAATGGGGAAATTATGGATTTTACTTCCGGTATAGATGAAGTAAATATAGGGTATATACGAATAGGATTTTACACAAAAGAAATATACAATTTAACTTATCTTGAGTTTATAAAAATAATAGCATTAAACGTTATAGTTTTTGTATTTTTGTTAATAATAGCATATCGCATATCAAAAATGATAGAAAGACCGGTCGAAGATTTAACAAAAGTAACAAATGAAATAATAAATAAAGGTGATTATAAAAACAAAGTTAATAAATACAGTTATAGCAAAGACTTTTATGAGTTAGTAGATTCCATAAATGAAATGGTAGAGGATAATAGAAGTAATAAAAAAATAAATAATCATTTATTAAATAAAGTTTTTAAGGTTCAAGAAAAAGAAAGAGCAATGCTTTCACGAGAGCTTCATGATGAAGTAAGCCAATCTTTAGCCAGTTTATTGTTTCTATTGAGTAATTTAATTGAAAAGGAAAAAGATGAAACGAAGAAAGAAAGGTTAAATTTAATAAAAAATGAAATAGAACAAAGTTTAACAAATATAAGAAATATTGCGGTGAATTTAAGACCTGCCAGTTTGGAAGAACATGGTTTAAAAGAAACAATTTTAAAATACATTGAAGATTATAAGGAACTCTATAATTTAGATGTTTCATTTGATACCAATTATATTGATTTAAAAAATAGCAATTTTGATATAACTATTTATAGAATTATTCAAGAAACCTTAACAAATATAAGAAAACATTCACAGGCTACAAAAGTTGATATAAAATTTTATATTAATTCGGATTATATATCGTTAGCGATTTCGGATAATGGTGTAGGATTAACTTTAGATAGGGTGGAAAAGGCAAGAAAAGAAGGTAGATTAGGAATTTATGGAATTCGAGAAAGAGTATTGGATTTTGACGGTCAATTTGAATTAGATAATAATTTAGAATATACAACCATTCTAAAATGTAAATTTAGAAGAAATATGGTGGAGGAAAAAATTGATGAAAATATTACTTATAGATGATCATAAATTGATAAAAATAGGAATTAAAGTGTTATTAGAAGATCATTATAGTAAGGAAGTAGTAGAAGATTGTTCAACAGTAGAAGAATCAATGGAAAAGATAAAAAACATGAATTATGATTTAATAATTTGTGATATATCATTATCGGACGGAACAGGATATGACATATTAAAAAAAGTAACTGAACTGAATATTAATTCAAAAGTTTTGGTTTTAAGTATGTATGAAGATAAAAACTATGTAAAAAAAGCTTTGAGATTAGGCGCTAGAGGCTATATAACAAAAAGTAATGCACATGAGGAAATATTAACAGCAATAGATAGAGTTATGAATAATGGTGAAATATATATTAATAAGAAATATAGTGGTATTTTTTATGAATTATATCAAGAAAAAGCAATATCTGAACTTAGTGAAAGGGAAAAAGAAGTGGCAAAATATATTTTAATGGGATATACTTTAACTGAAATAGGAGAGAAATTATTTTTGAGTGTAAAAACGATAGATACTTATAAAAAGCGTCTTATGGAAAAAACTAATACAAAGAAACGAAGTGAATTAGTGGAATATTTAAAACATAATATAATGTTATAAATTACTTATAAATAAAATGGTTATTTTTACTAATAAAAAGAAAATTACAGGATTTATTTAACAGCATAAAAAGATATAAAAGCTATAGATAGTCGGATAAATACCGAGTCTATAGCTTTTATAATATTATTTTGTTTTAGTTTCTAACTGTTTAGAAGTTTTTTTGAATAGTGTTAAACCGATGAAGATAAATGCCAAAATACAAGAAAGAATTAACGCATAAAAACCACCGTTCCAGCCGAATAGATCAACAAGTTTACCCATTACATAGCCTGCACTGGCAGAACCCAGCAGATACCCAAATAATCCGGTAAGCCCTGTTGCCGTTCCTGTAGCGACACGTGGGACAAGATCGGCAGCTTGTAAACCGATCATCATAACAGGTCCATAGATTAAAAATCCAATAGCTACAAGACAAGCATTGTCAATAAGCGGATTGCCCGGAGGATTTTTCCAGTAAATAAACACAGCAATAAGTACACCAACTAAGAATAATAACATAGGGGGAGCACGGTGCCCTTTAAACACTTTATCACTCAAATACCCGCTGGCTAACATTCCAAATATACCGGCATATTCATATAGGAAATAAGCCCAACTTTGTTTATCAACTGAGAAGTGTTTAACTTCTTTTAAATATGTAGGTGCCCAGTCAATAATACCATAGCGTACAAAGTATACGAACACATTAGCGATAGCTATAGCCCATAAAAATTTATTATTAATAATGTATTTAAAGAAAATATCCTTAGCTGATAATGTGTGAGCAGATTCGATTTTTTCTATAATTTTTTCACCTTTCCATTCATCAACAGGAGGTAAACCTTCTGATTCCGGAGTATCTTTCATTAAATAGAACATAATAATTGCCAGAATGATTGCAATTATTGCAGGTAAGTAAAATAATGATTGCCAAGCACCGAATATAGATAATCCTAATAGTGCAAGAGGTCCTATTAATCCTCCACCAAGATTATGAGAAATATTCCACCAACTCCACCAAGCACCACGTTCTGAAGTTGAGAACCAGTTTGTCATTGTTTTAGCTCCCGGAGGATACCCCATACCTTGAAACCAACCGTTAAGTGCGGATAAAACAATCATAAATGTAAGCGATGAAAGTACAGCCGGCACTAACCCGAATATTAAACTAACAAGTGCAGAAGCAACTAATCCGATAGTAATAAAATACTTGGGATTGCTTCTATCCGATACGTTCCCCATAATAAATTTACTAAATCCGTATGCAAGAGATAAAGCAAGAGAAACTTTACCTAAATCAGCTTTAGTATAACCATATTGATCAATTAAATATGGAATAGCAAGAGAAAAATTCTTCCTTATTAAATAGTATGCTGCATACCCTATAAATACACCGGAAAATACTTGCCATCGAAGTTTTTTATATTCAGCGTCCGTCCTAGAATTTTCAATTCTGGGTTTAGGGGTAGATGCCTTAAGAAATGAAAACATATTTTTGTTTCCTCCTTGGTTAAAATATTTTTAATTTGTAACTATAATTATAGAAAACCAGAAAACGATTGTAAAGTTTATAAATCAAAGTTTTTGAGAATTAGAAAAAGCCTTACATTGAATGTAAGAAAATTTCTTACATTAAAATCGTTGACAAGTCAACAATTATGAATTATACTAATTAGGAAAACTATTGACTTATCAATAATTAAAAGGAGTAATTATGGAAGTAGAAGAATTTAGTGACTTACTGTATAACTTAAAGATAATCAATCAACAACTGACGTATTTATTTGAAAATGAAATGGGCGTTAGTCTAACACGTTATCAAATCCTTATGTATTTAAAGGAAAATTCACCGTGTATTCAACGAAAATTATGTGATACATTGCAAATAGATGGCGCAGCTATTACAAGACATTTAAAAATTTTGGAACAAGGAGGGTATATTAAACGAAGTAGAAATGAACAAAATAATAGAGAAATGAATGTGGAGATAACAGAGTATGCTAAAGTGAAAATTGATAACTGTGAGAAAGAATATGACTTAAATAATATATTAAATTCGGAATTTACACATGATGATTTAAAGAATTTAGTATCATTATTAAATAAATTTTAAAAAAATATGAAATAAAGAGGTATTGAAATGAATATTATATCAACAATTTTAACAGTATTGGTAGCACTATTGTTTTTTTATATTATGTATTTAGAAACATTTGCGACAGATTCTCAAAGTACAAGTAGGGTATTTAATATAAGTCAAGAAGAATTAAGAAGACCGGCTTTAAATATATTGTTTAAAAATCAAGGGATTTATAACGGTTTGCTGGGTATTGCTTTATTGTATGGAGCATTTATTTCAAATAATGCTAAAGAAGTTGTAGCTATGTTATTAATATATATTATTTTAGTAGCAATCTATGGTAGTTTAACAAGTGATAAAAAAATCATTTTAAAACAAGGAGGATTACCAATTTTAGCATTAATTTCATTGCTTTTTTAAAATGTAATATAATAGGTAAAAAAATTAGTACACATTAAGTATTAATTTTTTTATTTTGTAATAATAAACTTACTAATTGGGAATAATTATAATGCAAATAAGTAATAACGTTAATATACTTTATAAATGATTTTAAACAAACTGTTAAAGTTAGATATTGTGAGATAAAAATATTAAAGGAAATTTAATAATATTTGTGTCTATGATATTATTATGTATATTATTTATTACATATAATTTTTTATAAAACGCTATAAAAAAACTGGCTTTATAAATTGATATGTTATAAAATAAAGGATGATGATAATAATTTAATTAGGAGGTAAGTATTATGAAAAAAGAGCAAGGTCATCAGTTTTTAAAAAAACTCGGTAAAAAAAGACTAAGGCCCGGAGGAGTGACAGGAACAAATTTTTTATTAGCACATACTAATTTTAAACCGGGAGATAGTGTTCTTGAAGTAGCTTGCAATAGGGGAGTAAATCTCTTGGAATTAGCCGGTAAATATCCGGCGACTGCATTTATAGGGATAGATGTTGATAAAACATCAATACAAGAAGCAACAGAAGTGGCGGTAAAAAAAGGATTTAAAAATATTAAATTTTTACGTGCTGATGCTTTTCATTTAGAATTTCCTGATAATAGTTTTGACTATGTAATTAATGAAGCGATGTTAACAATGTGTAGTAATAAAAGTAAAGACAGAGCACTTAAACAATATTTTAGAGTATTAAAACCGGGAGGATTATTATTAACACACGATATAATATTGATAAATAATTATGAAGAAACAAGAAAAATATTGTCAGATTCAATAAACATCAATGTTTTTCCACTTCCAAAAAATGAATGGAAAGAACTATTTGAAGAACACGGTTTTAAAATTGTAAATTCTCTTCAAGGTGAACTTACTTTAATGACTCCGGAAGGAATGGTTAAAGATGAGGGAATAGCTAATACATTACGAATCGTAAAAAATGGTCTAAAACCTGAGAATAGAGAACAATTTATAAAAATGAAAACGACATTTGGTAAATTGAAAAACGATATGAACTACGTATGTTTTATCAATAAAAAAATTAAAAATGACTAAAATAAAGGAGTATTTAAAAATGAAAATAGGAACTATTTTTAATGAAGCAGGATTATTAAAAACACATGATAGATTTAAATTGGTAAAAAAAGTTGGGAATAAGGGTGATAAAATACCTAAACATAATCATCCGGAAGCATTAGTAATATTTATAGTTGTTAAGGGAAAAGTTGAGGTACATCTTAATGAGACTGAAACTCACATAGTAGAACCGGGAAAAGTTTTGCATTTTGATGGTGATAATTATATTAATGCAGAATTTTTAGAAGCGGGCGAAGTATTTGTTACATTAATTCATAAATAGTGATAAAAATTTGATAAGAATTTTAATAATAAATAAAGGGAGAGTAATAATATGTTAAATCAAGTAATATTGATTGGAAGATTAGTAAAAAAACCGGAATTAAGAGAAAGTGAAAGTGGGAAAAATTATTTAAAAGCAACATTAGCAGTGCAATCTGATTACAAAAATAAAGATGGCGAATATGAAACAGAATTTTTAGAATTTACCACCTTTGGGAAAAATGCGGAAAATACGGTTAAATATTGTGATAAAGGTAGTCTACTAAACATAGTGGGAAACCTTAGTAACAATGTTTATAAAGATAAGAACGGAGTTAATCATTATCAATTATCTATAATTGCTAATAAAGTTTCGTTTTTAAGTAGGGGAAATAAAAAAGAAGAGCAAGCCGGTGATGTTTTTGTGTTAGGGCAATAAAAAATTAAATTAATGAAAATCTTTAGTGTTATAATTGATAAAACACTAAAGATTTTTGTTTGGTTTAATAATACAAAAAAGAGGAAAATATATATATTATTTTACAAATATTTCAGCAAGGGTTAGTAGTGGTATTAGGCTCGTTTTTGTCCTTTGCGGTTGATTTCTTAAGGTTGCCATTATTATAGAATTAGCAACAAAAAATATTTCGTATATAAGTATATAATTTATTATACATAAAATATATTGCTAATATTCTATATAAATAGACTGAATACGGGTGGTTTTATTTAACAATCTGTATTATAGCTTAGTGAATATATTATTAAAAATGAATTTTCTCTATTGACAAGCCCAAAAAACTATACTATAATTAGAACCATAAAATTAAATATATGCCTCACGAAATGAGTGAGGTAGAGGTCGCGATTTTTAATAGTATGATAATTGAAAGTATAGGGCTTTATGACATTATCAGAAAGGAAACGTCGCCGAAATGGTATTAATCCTATATTAATATTGTTGGGACTATACTTAATAGGTATAGGACTGTCATAGCCATGTTGTGCTATGTTGAGCTACTAGTATCTTGTTTTGGAGAGATAATTGTTGAAGTATGACTCCGTACAAATATGGTAGATGTTGTGCTTTTTTATTTTTATCTAAGGAGGTTTTATAATGACAAATAATAATAGCAACGCAACAGAAGTAAAAAGAAATCTTAGATCACGTCACATAAGTATGATCGCTATTGGTGGTTGTATCGGTAGTGGATTATTTATGACGAGTGGTCAAGCGATTCATAGTGCCGGACCGGGAGGTGCGATTGTCGCATACCTTTGTATCGGTCTTATGGTGTATTTTTTAATGACATCTTTGGGTGAGATGGCTACGTATTTACCGACTTCAGGGTCGTTTAGTACATATGCTTCACGATATGTGGATCCGTCATTGGGGTTTGCCCTTGGGTGGAACTACTGGTTTAATTGGGTTATTACAGTAGCGGCAGACGTAGAATTATCGGCGTTGGCAGTCAGTTATTGGGAACCGATGCGTATTTTACCAAGCTGGGCTTGGAGTATAATTTTTCTGGCATTAATTATCTTATTAAATTCTTTGAGTGTAAAAGTCTACGGTGAAAGTGAATATTGGTTTGCATTAATTAAAGTAGTAGTAGTTATAATATTTTTAGTAGTAGGTTGTTTAACAATTTTTGGAATTTTGGGCGGTCCTTATATCGGATTTAAAAATTTGACTATAGGAGATGCTCCGTTTATTGGAGAAAATAATTCATTATCAGGACAGATTTTAGCAACACTCGGTGTATTTTTAATTGCCGGATATTCTTTCCAAGGTACAGAATTAATCGGTATTACAGCTGGAGAAAGCGAAAATCCGGAAAAAAGTATCCCAAGAGCTGTAAAACAAGTTTTTTGGAGAATATTAATTTTTTACGTGCTGGCTATTTTGGTAATAGGATTACTTATTCCATATACTTCACCGGACTTATTAGGTGCCGGCAGTACAGAAGAAATAGCAAAATCACCGTTTACCATAGTGTTCAAAAACGCCGGTTTTGCTTTAGCCGCCAGTGTAATGAATGCGGTTATACTAACTTCTATTTTATCAGCAGGTAATTCAGGATTGTATGCTTCAACAAGAATGCTTTATGCTATGAGTAAAGAAAAATTAGCATATCCGATATTTAGTAGAGTAACTAAATATGGTACACCGGTTATTTCTTTGCTTACTACCGCTGCGGTAGTGTTTGTAATTTTTCTGGTTCAACTTACTAATCAAAATGCGTATACTTATATCGTGGCAGCCAGCGGGCTTACCGGATTTATTGCTTGGTTAGGAATAGCAATTAGTCATTATCGTTTCAGAAAAGCATATACAGCCCAAGGGAAAAATTTAGAAGATTTGAAATATCGTGCAAAATGGTTCCCGGTTGGTCCAATTATTGCTTTAGTACTTTGTATTATTGTAATTGTTGGACAGGATACAGAATTAATAACAAAAGGTATAGTAAATTGGAGCGGTATGCTAACCACGTATATGGGAATTCCGATATTTTTATTCTTCTATATATATCACAAAGTAAAATATAAAACTAAAATTATTCCACTAAACGAGGTTGACTTATCTCAAGATGTGGAAACTAAATAATAAATAATAGACATCTTTGATTTTATATCGACCCCAAAAAGTTAGATTTTCTTGGTCTAACTTTTTGGGGCGATGTATTCAAAGGTGTTTTAACTTAAAATTTAATAAAATATAACAAATTTGTTAGTTTTTGTGGTATGATAATAGGGATAAAGAAAATTTTAAAGAAGGAGGAATTTCTGTGAATCTTGAATACCCTTATGACTATAAAAATGTTGAAGATATGGCAAGAAAATATTTATCGCAAGAGCAGATAAATATTATAAAAAAATCATATGAATTTGCAAAAATTGCACATGAGAATCAATTTAGAAAATCAGGAGAACCTTATATCTTGCACCCTATTCAAGTTGCAGGGATTTTGACGGAACTTAAATTAGATTATGCCACTATATGTGCAGGTTTTTTACATGATGTAGTAGAAGATACTAAATTTACATTAGAAGATATTCAAAATGAGTTTGGCGAAGATATTTCCGTAATAGTGGACGGCGTTACAAAATTAGATAAGGTAAAATTTCGCTCTAAAAGGCAATCTCAAGCAGAAAATCATCGTAAACTTTTTGTAGCAATCGCTAAAGATTTAAGAGTAATATTTGTAAAATTAGCCGACAGACTTCATAATATGAGAACCCTTAAATACATGAGGGAAGAAAAACAACGTGAAATAGCCAGCGAAACATTAGAAATTTATGCACCACTTGCTCATAGATTAGGGATAAGTTCGATAAAATGGGAACTTGAAGATACATCATTAAGATATATGTATCCCGCACAATATTTTTCTATTGTCGGTATGATGAAACAAAAACGTAGCGCAAGAGAAGAGAGCATAAGAGAGGCGTGTTTTAGTATTACCGAATTGCTAAGGGAGAATAATATTAAAGCTCAAGTAAACGGAAGACCGAAACATATTTACAGTATTTATAAAAAAATGATAAAACAAAATAAAACGTTTGATCAAATTTATGATTTATTAGCTGTACGTGTATTGGTAGATAGCATTGCTGATTGTTATGCAACTTTAGGACTTGTAAATAACTTGTGGGTTCCTATCCCCGGGCGGATTAAAGACTATATAGCGATGCCTAAACCGAATATGTATCAGTCGTTACATACGACAGTAATAGCACCTGACGGACAAACACTTGAAGTACAAATTAGAACTTATGAAATGCACGAAATAGCTGAAAAAGGTATTGCTGCTCACTGGGCATATAAAGAAGGTAAAAAAGTCAATAAAAAAAATAATTTTTATGAAAAATTAAATTGGTTTCAACAAATGGCTGCTAACGATGAAACTGAAACTACAGCCGAAAGTTTTATGGAATCTCTAAAAGTAGATTTATTAAGTGATAAAATATATGTTTTTACACCGAATAGCGATATCATAGAATTACCTAAAGGCTCATGTATTGTTGATTTTGCTTATGCTATTCATTCAGAAGTCGGAAATAAAATGATCGGAGCGACAGTAAATGATAAGATAGAACCGTTTGATTATAAATTATCTACAGGAGAAATTTGTGATATTAGAACGAGTAAAAATTCTACCGGTCCGAAACGTTCATGGCTTGATATAGCAACATCTTCTCAGACAAAATCAAAAATAAAATCGTTCTTTAAAAAAGCAGCTAGAGAAGAAAACCTAATAAAAGGTGAGATACTTCTTAAAGATGAAATTAAGGCAAATAATTTTGATATTGATGAAGTGTTAACGCAAGAAAATATAGAAATTGTTTTATCTCGGTATAAATTTGCCAGTATTGAAGAACTTTATGCTGCGATCGGATATGGTGGTCTTACTGCCAATAAAGTTGTAACTCGTTTAACTGAAAAACTTCGGAAAGAAAGAATGGCACAAGCTAAACTGGAGAAATTGGTAAATGCGGAAGATGATAATAAAAATATTATTACGGAAACCGGTGTCTATGTAAAGGGTGTTGATAATATTTTAGTAAGACTATCTAAATGTTGCCAGCCAATTCCGGGGGATGAAATAGTCGGTTTCATAACAAAGGGGCGTGGTGTTACAGTCCATAGAAGTAATTGTCCGAATCTTAGTGAAGAAGATAAAGATAGATTTTTAGATGTGGAATGGGTACAAAGTCTTAATCATAGACATTATAGCGTTACATTACAAATCCATGCTTTTGATAGAGATTTATTATTACAGCAAGTATTATTGACATTAAATGAGAGTAGGGTAGAAATAAAAAAACTTAATTCTGAATCTAAACTTAATAAAACATGCGTGATTAATTTAGGAATCTATGTAAAAAATGTTGATGAATGTGATTTTATTATAAAAAAACTAAGACAATTGTCGGATGTTTATAATGTGGAAAGAATAGTAAAATAGGTGAAATATGAAAATAGTATTACAAAAAGTAAAAAAAGCAAGTGTCAGTGTTGATGAGAAAATTGTCGGTACTATAGGTAAAGGGTATTGTCTTTTAGTTGGAGTTCATAAAGGGTCAACGAAAGAAGATGCAAAGTATCTTGCGAAAAAAATAGCGGAAGCTCAATTGTTTGAAGATAAAAATGAAAAATTAAATTTGGGATTAAAGGATGTTGGAGGAAGCATCTTATCGGTATCTCAATTTACCCTTTATGCTGATACTAAAAAAGGTAAAAGACCTAGTTTTACAAATGCGGCAACGGCAGAAAAAGCAAAAGAATTGTATGAAGTCTTTAATGGATATTTAAGGGAAGAAGGTGTCAATGTAGAAACCGGAATATTTCAAACTATGATGGAAGTAAATATAGTAAATGACGGTCCGGTTACTATTATTTATGAAAAATTATCGGCAGGAAATTAATGTATGAAAATAAGAAGAACAAATAATTCAATTTTATTATTAATGTTAGGGTTGATTACCTTATTTTGTTTGTTTGGAGGAATGTATTATTTTTCAAAAAAAATAAATCCGCAAAACATGAATGAAGAAAATAATCTGGCTATATCTAAAGAAATAGAAGTTAGGACAGGACCTGATGACTCCTATCCGTCGCTTAAAAAGATTTTTGCCGGTGACAATGTGAAAATGTTAAGCAAAATGGATGCTTGGTATGAAGTGGAAACTAACGATAAGTATGTAGGTTGGATACCGGGGTGGGCGATATTAGGAAGTGATATAAAAAGTCCGGAAGATAAAAATAAAGAAAAACTTGCTACGTACACCGTAGTAATAAATCCAATAATAAAAAAAGAAGAACAGCCTGATTATAAAAATATTTACCCCAAAAATTATAATTTAGAAATAGCAAAAAAATTACAAAAAAAATTATCGAATGACGGTGTAAAAGTAATATTAACGAGAGAAAATAACGATGTTATTCCGACAAAAGATGAAATTAAGAAAATTTCAGTAGATAATAAAGCGGATGTATTACTTGAATTTGATGTAAACAATGCAACAAATAAAAATAGTGAGGGACTTAAAATACATTATTTAACAACAGAATCATCAAGGATAGCCCGTGCATTAGAAAAAAACTTAAAAACAAGATATATTTCTAAAATATCTTCAGCGGAAAAACAAAGTAACTTTGATCAATTAAGCGAAAATTTACCACAAGTAAAAATTATATCAGGTAATTTAGCTGATAAGGTTGATGTAGATATACTAAATGATAAAATATTTAATGAACAGTATATTACAGCATTAAAAGAAGGTGTTGAATCTTATTTATATTATCTTATTAATATTGATAATTACAATGCCAAGAGAAAAGAGCAGCTCCTAAATCTTCCACAAAAAGGGTTGAATATACCGATGTATTATACTAAACAAGATAATTATAGAAATATTTCATATGGTTTAGACGGTAAGAAAACAATAGAAGAAAATGGAGATGCGATTGTTTCCTTAGCAATGATAGCTAATTATTTAATTGAAGATAATTCGCCAAGTGTTGATGATATTGTGAATTGGGCAGGTAATAAGTATTATATTAAAAATCAAGGAACATATGGAAGTATTGTTTCAGCATTTGCAGACAAGTATAATCTAAAAGTGGAAAAAGTTGATATTGGTAAAATAGAAGATATTGAGCAGGCATTAAAAGATAATAAACCTATTTTAGTACGAATGAAGAGTGGATTGTTTGGGGATAAGGCAACGTATAAAGTTATTCGTGGTTATGAAGATGAAAAATTTTATATTAATGATCCAAATGATGATGATGTTAAGTTGAATAGTTATAACGGATTTACCAAAAATGATGTGGAAAATAATTTATTACAAGCGTGGGCATTCAGCAAATAAAAAATAGTAGGAGCAGAAATTTTTCTGTTCCTACTATTTTTTAAGAA
Coding sequences within:
- a CDS encoding sensor histidine kinase, with the protein product MKNRINQVYYQLSSMLSEDIRTNNTYEIHQKIQNLSSNKEVSYIIIYDNEKNVLGKTLKELPKKLSEVKVENDKFRIYRSNNGEIMDFTSGIDEVNIGYIRIGFYTKEIYNLTYLEFIKIIALNVIVFVFLLIIAYRISKMIERPVEDLTKVTNEIINKGDYKNKVNKYSYSKDFYELVDSINEMVEDNRSNKKINNHLLNKVFKVQEKERAMLSRELHDEVSQSLASLLFLLSNLIEKEKDETKKERLNLIKNEIEQSLTNIRNIAVNLRPASLEEHGLKETILKYIEDYKELYNLDVSFDTNYIDLKNSNFDITIYRIIQETLTNIRKHSQATKVDIKFYINSDYISLAISDNGVGLTLDRVEKARKEGRLGIYGIRERVLDFDGQFELDNNLEYTTILKCKFRRNMVEEKIDENITYR
- a CDS encoding response regulator transcription factor, giving the protein MKILLIDDHKLIKIGIKVLLEDHYSKEVVEDCSTVEESMEKIKNMNYDLIICDISLSDGTGYDILKKVTELNINSKVLVLSMYEDKNYVKKALRLGARGYITKSNAHEEILTAIDRVMNNGEIYINKKYSGIFYELYQEKAISELSEREKEVAKYILMGYTLTEIGEKLFLSVKTIDTYKKRLMEKTNTKKRSELVEYLKHNIML
- the pgtP gene encoding phosphoglycerate transporter protein PgtP codes for the protein MFSFLKASTPKPRIENSRTDAEYKKLRWQVFSGVFIGYAAYYLIRKNFSLAIPYLIDQYGYTKADLGKVSLALSLAYGFSKFIMGNVSDRSNPKYFITIGLVASALVSLIFGLVPAVLSSLTFMIVLSALNGWFQGMGYPPGAKTMTNWFSTSERGAWWSWWNISHNLGGGLIGPLALLGLSIFGAWQSLFYLPAIIAIILAIIMFYLMKDTPESEGLPPVDEWKGEKIIEKIESAHTLSAKDIFFKYIINNKFLWAIAIANVFVYFVRYGIIDWAPTYLKEVKHFSVDKQSWAYFLYEYAGIFGMLASGYLSDKVFKGHRAPPMLLFLVGVLIAVFIYWKNPPGNPLIDNACLVAIGFLIYGPVMMIGLQAADLVPRVATGTATGLTGLFGYLLGSASAGYVMGKLVDLFGWNGGFYALILSCILAFIFIGLTLFKKTSKQLETKTK
- a CDS encoding MarR family winged helix-turn-helix transcriptional regulator, yielding MEVEEFSDLLYNLKIINQQLTYLFENEMGVSLTRYQILMYLKENSPCIQRKLCDTLQIDGAAITRHLKILEQGGYIKRSRNEQNNREMNVEITEYAKVKIDNCEKEYDLNNILNSEFTHDDLKNLVSLLNKF
- a CDS encoding DUF1304 domain-containing protein, translating into MNIISTILTVLVALLFFYIMYLETFATDSQSTSRVFNISQEELRRPALNILFKNQGIYNGLLGIALLYGAFISNNAKEVVAMLLIYIILVAIYGSLTSDKKIILKQGGLPILALISLLF
- a CDS encoding class I SAM-dependent methyltransferase, yielding MKKEQGHQFLKKLGKKRLRPGGVTGTNFLLAHTNFKPGDSVLEVACNRGVNLLELAGKYPATAFIGIDVDKTSIQEATEVAVKKGFKNIKFLRADAFHLEFPDNSFDYVINEAMLTMCSNKSKDRALKQYFRVLKPGGLLLTHDIILINNYEETRKILSDSININVFPLPKNEWKELFEEHGFKIVNSLQGELTLMTPEGMVKDEGIANTLRIVKNGLKPENREQFIKMKTTFGKLKNDMNYVCFINKKIKND
- a CDS encoding cupin domain-containing protein; protein product: MKIGTIFNEAGLLKTHDRFKLVKKVGNKGDKIPKHNHPEALVIFIVVKGKVEVHLNETETHIVEPGKVLHFDGDNYINAEFLEAGEVFVTLIHK
- a CDS encoding single-stranded DNA-binding protein; translation: MLNQVILIGRLVKKPELRESESGKNYLKATLAVQSDYKNKDGEYETEFLEFTTFGKNAENTVKYCDKGSLLNIVGNLSNNVYKDKNGVNHYQLSIIANKVSFLSRGNKKEEQAGDVFVLGQ
- a CDS encoding amino acid permease; translation: MTNNNSNATEVKRNLRSRHISMIAIGGCIGSGLFMTSGQAIHSAGPGGAIVAYLCIGLMVYFLMTSLGEMATYLPTSGSFSTYASRYVDPSLGFALGWNYWFNWVITVAADVELSALAVSYWEPMRILPSWAWSIIFLALIILLNSLSVKVYGESEYWFALIKVVVVIIFLVVGCLTIFGILGGPYIGFKNLTIGDAPFIGENNSLSGQILATLGVFLIAGYSFQGTELIGITAGESENPEKSIPRAVKQVFWRILIFYVLAILVIGLLIPYTSPDLLGAGSTEEIAKSPFTIVFKNAGFALAASVMNAVILTSILSAGNSGLYASTRMLYAMSKEKLAYPIFSRVTKYGTPVISLLTTAAVVFVIFLVQLTNQNAYTYIVAASGLTGFIAWLGIAISHYRFRKAYTAQGKNLEDLKYRAKWFPVGPIIALVLCIIVIVGQDTELITKGIVNWSGMLTTYMGIPIFLFFYIYHKVKYKTKIIPLNEVDLSQDVETK